The region CTTATAGAAGTTTGAATTAGATTTTGCAATCTTCACAAAAGCTGTAATGATTCTTTGAATTAGCTTTCCAATACCATTAAAATCGCatgatttggacattcctatactaaaatattatcaaattattactGAAACGACAGGCTGATCTTTACTGGCCAATTGGACATAACTGTGATAGAGtagaaatatttgatattaaattatcTGAGAATAAGACACTACCgctaatataattttaaaatcattGACGAGAGAATTGCTGTCTAaaccatggttgcagtaggcgctagacgctagtcgggcggtagactagagcctagcgcctaagcggtctagacggtactaggcggttctaggcggcgacctataaaaacaaaaaattaatttatatgtgTGGATGTATGCCATAtatgttgcgcccgcggaagtgggatagatcagattgcaacaataatttgagaaagaaaaataaatgaggcacagattttacgtggaaaacccctaaacaaattagggtaaaaaccacgggcaagggtagaagaatttcactatgagaaaataggagttacaaccactctctaactaacaaggagaaaacaaggataattctctcttgctaggaaggagaaatacactcaacaaactctctaatatctctagtatatgagggaagaatagaatgatttgggatgacaagaatggcaaatgacctccctatttatagttgagtattatgggtcattttgtagttagtctAAAGTTTAGGGATCAAACAATAAATTGTTCTTCAATGCCTAACTTTGACTTGCCTAACATTGCCTAATTTTGCCTAACAATGTTGATCAAAATTTGCAGCTTGTGTGCTGCCTAATTCTGCcgacaatatattatattatattatattatatatatatatatatatatatacttacttacttctcttacttatatagataaataaatttaaatatatgtaaatataataataaaattaacaaggccgattcgcttgagttaactcggctaactctgccgagttggacgagttaactcagccaaattcggcctagtcggccgccgagttaggcgctagacGGCCGGCCatctaggcggacgcctagagagtaattcgcctcggtctaaaAGCGCCTAGTGCTTAGACGGCTTAGGctgggatttttgcaacagtggtcTAAACTGATTGTATCACATGTTTCATTTCTTCTTACTTAGTTCTGATCTGATCAGCTTATCGCAAATGGCTTATGCTGCTGTAACTTCGCTTAAAGGAACACTCTATCTACACTTTTTGCAATCACAACCACGCTTCCCTCTTCAACACAACCAAGAGATACTTAATTCTCTCCATCAAAATCTTGGTTTCCTCCAAGGAGTTCTTGAGAAATCTGAGATCGCCTATAATAATGCAGCGATGAAAGATTTAGAGGCAGAGATGAGAGATGTAGCGTTCGAAGCTGAAGAAAGGATTGAGATGGAATTGAGTAACATATATCTTCATCAATCAAGCAGTATAGAGGCTTGCCTCCTCAGGCTTCATGGAATCTTCAATCAAGCACTAAAATAGACTGATTACCTCAAGAAGAAGTTGATTAACATTGAAAGTATACACCAGTTTGCAAAGGGTCCATCAATCACTGGCGTTTCATTCCTTGCTCGGATGCGACAAAGAGGACTACTCCTTGGTTCAACATCATCGCAGCCTGCAGATCCAGAACGCGAGAATATTATTACTATGGGTAAATTTTCCAAAAGCGCTTCAAAGTTTGACAGTAGAATGGTTGGATGCGAAAAGGAATTCAAGACGATATTGGATAAGCTGATTAGGCAACAATTAGCTGAGCAGCTCCAAGTTGTATCAATCGTTGGCATGGGAGGAATAGGCAAAACCACTTTAGCTAAGAAAGTCTACAAGGATCCAtcaattatttctcatttttataAGCAAGCATGGGTTACTGTATCCCAAGAGTATACCGTGGGGCAAATGCTCAGATGCCTTATTGGTTGTGTTAGCGCATCAAGTGATGAACAAAGCAGCAATGACCCAGGCCGATTAGCAGAAACGCTACGTAAACGCTTGAAGGATCAGAGATACTTGATAGTGATAGATGATATATGGAGCAAAAAAGCTTGGGAAAGTGTGCAAAGATGCTTTCCAAATGATAATAACGGAAGCCGTATACTACTGACCTCTAGGCTCAGAGAGGTGGCTGAATATGCTGCTAGTTCAGGTAACTCTATCATTAACATGCCTTTCTTGGATGCCAATGAAAGTTGGAATCTCTACTGCAGTGTGTTTGGCAAAACGAAATTTCTTTTGGTGTTTGAGCAAATTGGTAGAGACATAGTGAAGAAATGTAAAGGATTACCTCTAGCTATTACTTTAGTGGCTAGTCTTCTCTCCAAGACAGATGAGAAGGTGGAAAAGTGGAAGAGTGTTGCAGAAAGTGTAATTGGTGATTCTAATGAAGCATGTTCAAGTGTACTATCTTTGAGTTACAACCAATTACCACACCCCTCCAAAGCTTgctttctatattttggagtTTTTCCAGAAGATTATGAAATCCCTGTAAAGAAGTTAGTTAAGTTATGGGCAGCAGAGGGATTTTTCGGGGCAGTGAACAATAAGAATACGGAGGAAATGGCCATGGAATGCTTGCAAGATCTTGTTGATAGAAGTTTTGTTCTAGTTGGTAAACAGAGTTATAATGGCAAAATCAAGACAATTAGGATGCATGATCTCTTGCGAGACTTGTGCTTAAGAGAAGCTCGATGTGAAAATCTCTTGAATGTCATTGGAAATGATTATCATTGTGCTGTTGCTGGACTAGTAAAACTTCCATTTTACAAGAGGAAATCAGAGCACTTGTTTTCAAAAGCTTGTCCTTGGATAA is a window of Ipomoea triloba cultivar NCNSP0323 chromosome 11, ASM357664v1 DNA encoding:
- the LOC115996134 gene encoding putative late blight resistance protein homolog R1A-10; this translates as MRQRGLLLGSTSSQPADPERENIITMGKFSKSASKFDSRMVGCEKEFKTILDKLIRQQLAEQLQVVSIVGMGGIGKTTLAKKVYKDPSIISHFYKQAWVTVSQEYTVGQMLRCLIGCVSASSDEQSSNDPGRLAETLRKRLKDQRYLIVIDDIWSKKAWESVQRCFPNDNNGSRILLTSRLREVAEYAASSGNSIINMPFLDANESWNLYCSVFGKTKFLLVFEQIGRDIVKKCKGLPLAITLVASLLSKTDEKVEKWKSVAESVIGDSNEACSSVLSLSYNQLPHPSKACFLYFGVFPEDYEIPVKKLVKLWAAEGFFGAVNNKNTEEMAMECLQDLVDRSFVLVGKQSYNGKIKTIRMHDLLRDLCLREARCENLLNVIGNDYHCAVAGLVKLPFYKRKSEHLFSKACPWISIKPGCYNIQIRSKCFDKFHSLHSVDHIDFNIKVLCQFKLLRVVDMKLGFWNFEDEMLYMANLVHLRYLALSLSEKVGPLKLKLFEHWNMQSFLVRGCSVILDSSNASAIWKMPLLRNFYVDGIHFTLKASEVVHRNIETISWLRPKCCTEDLFTRIPNLKKLGIQGQKLFEYENSNGFYNFVHLGQLEKLSIKKWALKLQYRGIPWATSFLPNLKKLKFFETELQWSEIRFIGMLPNLKVLKLIHACEGKVWEPCEGGFRQLKKLVIESWIWEDWNTVGDHFPVLQNLELSCSSLREIPIAFADITTLELIQLEYCWDSVLASAKRIQDELRSYGNDTLLVRSKYIQVFLSDDGYDVGVA